The following is a genomic window from Bacillus paramycoides.
AAAGACCAGAGATATAAAAGTACCAATAGTAGCGCATATATCATTTAATTCTTTCGTATTATCTTCATAACTCCAAAGATAAGTCCCACGCATAAAGCTAAAAGCAATAAAAAGCGGATTGTCGCTGTAGTATCTTAATTCTAATACTTTTCGACAATATAGTTCAAATCAAAGTTAAAATGATAAAATCGTTAATTATAAGGGGGCTAACAAGTGAATTATATGATTGATAGTGTCATTAATTATGTAAAACAAGAAGATACAAACTATGCAATTTTAATTAACGGGGAATGGGGCTGTGGGAAAACTTATTTTTGGAACAAAGTCCTTAAGAATGAGATTGAAAACATTGAACTAAAAGGCAAGAAGCAAAAGACCGCCTATCTATCTCTTTATGGCATTACTAGTATTGAAGAAATTAATAAAAGAATTGTAGTAGATCATGTTTTTAAAAATAGTGAAACGTTTAAAAGTATAAGTGAAAGTAAATGGGGGGGAAGATTAACAGAGTTAGGGAAAATGGCTGTTGGAGTTGTGAAAAACCTTGAGATACCCATTATATCAGAGGCCATGAACACAGAAATAAATTATGAAAACTTACTGAATTTTACTGATACTGTTTTATGTTTTGATGACTTAGAAAGAGCTAATTGTGATATTGCAGATATATTGGGTTACATTAATAATTTTGTAGAACATGATGGTGTTAAAGTTATTATTATTGGGAACGAAGCCGAAATATCCACTCGATTAAATACTCAAAATTATGAAATGAAAATGATCACTTCTTCAATTGTTTTGGAAAAAGAAGGTGCATTTACAGGGACAAATGTTGAATCTAACGAATTAATTGAAAATAAATTACGATCTTTATTTAATAAAACGGATACATACAAGAGAATAAAAGAAAAGCTTATAGGAAAAACTTTATCGTTAAATTCAGATTATACTGAAATTACAAAAGAAATAATTCAAAGTTATCAGGACGATTCATTAAGAGTTTTTTTGATGGATAATTTATCAATAATAGAAACAACTTCTCAAAACAGTGGTACTAAAAACATTCGTATCTTGAAACAAGCTTTAGATGATTTCAAAATAATTTATGGACACTATAATGAAAAATATAAGGATTTAGAAGGTCAAATACTTTCTTCAATACTTAAATTTACGCTTGCCGCTTCATTTGAAATTAAAACTGGTATTGAAGAAAATGATAAACTAGAAGTTATAAAATCTAATTCTGATTTCTTATCACATGTCACATATTC
Proteins encoded in this region:
- a CDS encoding P-loop NTPase fold protein codes for the protein MIDSVINYVKQEDTNYAILINGEWGCGKTYFWNKVLKNEIENIELKGKKQKTAYLSLYGITSIEEINKRIVVDHVFKNSETFKSISESKWGGRLTELGKMAVGVVKNLEIPIISEAMNTEINYENLLNFTDTVLCFDDLERANCDIADILGYINNFVEHDGVKVIIIGNEAEISTRLNTQNYEMKMITSSIVLEKEGAFTGTNVESNELIENKLRSLFNKTDTYKRIKEKLIGKTLSLNSDYTEITKEIIQSYQDDSLRVFLMDNLSIIETTSQNSGTKNIRILKQALDDFKIIYGHYNEKYKDLEGQILSSILKFTLAASFEIKTGIEENDKLEVIKSNSDFLSHVTYSDMIIKNKPKDYIKAFKTKYFNDSNNYNDLIYFKFSEILVRKGIFNVEIFENEMNAIKIQFKDDTPSYIKLLRSGYMVLDDDVFIDARDTAYCKLINGEMKFTWYFKAFVLYRELINVGLFKKEISELKQELYEGLKKAGEQATDYVDSVTLFWGYEVNPEDSDLQEFNSKTVEINRALLAKKEFNDFNKLIEDLNKNFQQFVIDVNGVYYNTPVFSYCNMDELSHKIIKLSNRNIGVMIDVFEKRYNDLRINSECRSELDNLKKLGSKFNTYIQSKELTPKTVLLKEFSNVIKNINSRI